The Pyxidicoccus trucidator genomic sequence GGGCTGCCGGTGGGCCTCACCAACCTGGGACAGAGCGGGGCGCGCATCCGCGACGTCTTCACCGGGCAGGTGAAGCGCGCGGTGGCCACGCAGCCCACCCTGGTGACGCTCGGGGTGGGCACCAACGACCTCTGGCGCGGCACCGCGGTGGAGGACTTCCAGGAGGAGCTGGACCGCATCGCCCGCAGGCTGAAGCAGACGGGCGCGCCGCTGGTGGTGGTGAACCTCGCCGACATGGCCCTGGCGCCGGTGGCGAAGCTGGTGCCGAGCGCCCTCTACGAGGGCCGCATCGAGCCCTTCAACGCCGCCATGGCCGAGGTGGCCCGCGCGCACGGCCTGCACCTGGTGGACCTCTACTCGGCCAGCAAGGAGATGATTCCCCACAACCCGCACTTCTTCTGCCACGACGGCTTCCACCCGTCGGAGCAGGGGTACGAGGAGTGGGCGGACCTGCTGCTGCCCACGGTGCGCACGCTCGTCGGGCGCTGAGACGTAGGCTCTGCGCGGGCTTCCGCGGCCTACGCCTTCGCCACGCCGCCCGGTGCGGTGGTGGTGACGGCGGTGCCCTCGGTCGCGGGGGCATGCGGGCCCCGCTCGCGGCCCGGGTGCATCTCCATGCCGGGCTCGAACGGGGTGGTGCGGTTGCGGCCGCTGCGCTTGCTGCAATAGAGGGCGGAGTCCGCGCAGTCGACCAGTTCCTCCTGCGTGGTGGCGTCGGTGGGGAAGTGGGCCACGCCGACGGACACGGTGACGTGGTTGCCGGGCAGGCCGGGCTGCGACAGCGACACCAGGTCCGCCACCGCGCGGCGCAGCTTCTCCGCCACCTCCACCGCGTCCGCCTTGGTGGATTGGGGCAGCAGCAGGACGAACTCCTCGCCGCCGTAGCGCGCCAGCGTGTCCACCTTGCGCACGCGCAGCCGGAGCACGTCGCACACGCGGCGCAGCGTCTCGTCGCCCACGCGGTGGCCCGCGACGTCGTTGAGGCGCTTGAAGTGGTCCACGTCCACCATGAGCAGCGCCAGCGGGGTGCCGAAGCGCTGCGCCCGCGCCAGCTCCAGCTCCATGCGCTGGAAGAGGTGGCGCCGGTTGGGCACGCCGGTGAGCGGGTCCGTCATGGTGAGCTTCACCGTCTCCGCGTGCAGCCTCGCGTTCTTCACCGCCGTGGCCGCCAGGTCCGCCACCGCCGTCAGCAGCTCGATTTCCCCGGCGGAGAAGCTGGCCACCTCCGGACGCT encodes the following:
- a CDS encoding SGNH/GDSL hydrolase family protein — translated: MSINYVALGDSTAVGVGASRGGGYPERLASRLRNDGLPVGLTNLGQSGARIRDVFTGQVKRAVATQPTLVTLGVGTNDLWRGTAVEDFQEELDRIARRLKQTGAPLVVVNLADMALAPVAKLVPSALYEGRIEPFNAAMAEVARAHGLHLVDLYSASKEMIPHNPHFFCHDGFHPSEQGYEEWADLLLPTVRTLVGR